A genome region from Streptomyces sp. SAI-135 includes the following:
- a CDS encoding TetR/AcrR family transcriptional regulator, with protein sequence MSAITSRRTPTKGDQREQALIEAARAAFRERPTSQVTIDELAKAVGITRSGFYFYFDSKQALLAAVIDQGIAEADLEMAEWLSSDGLDRSALRRGLAAGLARWKVDGLWLREAFITPDPGPDVRQIRDRFVDQGCSLFAKRLERDARTAAVAGGPPDLRAKMAVHLRSAMFADVYANPGAYNEDELLDTLTDAILLLLYGVNSDDASPTDAAH encoded by the coding sequence GTGTCAGCTATCACGAGCCGTCGCACTCCCACCAAGGGCGACCAGCGGGAGCAGGCCTTGATCGAGGCCGCGCGAGCCGCCTTCCGGGAGAGGCCGACCAGCCAGGTAACAATCGACGAACTCGCCAAAGCCGTCGGCATCACGCGCTCCGGTTTTTACTTCTACTTCGATTCCAAGCAAGCGCTGCTGGCCGCCGTCATCGACCAGGGCATCGCCGAGGCCGACCTGGAGATGGCCGAGTGGCTTTCCTCCGACGGTCTCGACCGGAGCGCACTGCGCCGAGGCCTGGCTGCCGGGTTGGCTCGCTGGAAGGTCGACGGGCTCTGGCTGCGCGAGGCGTTCATCACGCCCGACCCCGGCCCCGACGTGCGGCAGATCCGCGACCGGTTCGTCGACCAGGGCTGTTCACTTTTCGCCAAGCGCTTGGAGCGTGACGCGCGCACCGCAGCGGTGGCCGGCGGCCCGCCGGACCTGCGCGCCAAAATGGCTGTTCACTTGCGCAGCGCGATGTTCGCCGACGTCTACGCGAACCCCGGCGCCTATAACGAGGACGAGCTGCTCGACACACTCACCGACGCGATCCTGCTCCTGCTCTATGGTGTGAATTCCGACGATGCGAGTCCCACCGACGCCGCACACTGA
- a CDS encoding MFS transporter, with the protein MPFIFDTALTITDGASTLTYMSLGTRSVLPVACYVVLLVSALQTLFVPVIAAIQADLGVSTSLANWAVTANLLAAAVLTPVVGRLGDLYGRRPVMAGVLSVVLLGSVLAATTSSLALLLVARVAQAASYGLFPLSIGVLREELPPKRLTGAMVVTSGMLSVGAGAGLVVTGLLMRGGGDYHNLFWLSTALAAIGLAGVLLLPRRPGAASGSLDWAGAALLGLGLVLLILPLEEGNGWGWGSARVLGSLGAAVVALFAFVLVEQRVTSPLVSVQILSRRPIVVANAVGLFLGFSLFAVFLSVTMLVQTSPAVAGYGFDASVFSASLVYLLPASASGVVSAPMGGRLVARFGARATLVIAAALAGIGFVMLAVLHSATWQVIVGALLVGTAVTFGYATLPALINAHVEPADTTVANSVNSIARSVGMSLGTAFVVTLTTRNPIPGPVPIPREEQFVAVFVFGAVLAVICAATVRWFLPLGRQATPAATLRAGAEGKPAAFPARPS; encoded by the coding sequence ATGCCTTTTATTTTTGACACCGCGTTGACGATCACAGATGGTGCGTCTACTTTGACGTACATGTCTTTAGGAACACGCTCTGTTCTGCCCGTCGCCTGCTACGTGGTACTGCTTGTCTCCGCCTTGCAGACGCTGTTCGTCCCGGTCATCGCCGCCATCCAGGCCGACCTGGGCGTCTCCACCAGCTTGGCCAACTGGGCGGTAACCGCCAACTTGCTCGCTGCCGCAGTCCTTACGCCGGTAGTCGGCCGGCTAGGAGACCTGTACGGCCGACGTCCAGTCATGGCCGGCGTGCTGAGCGTGGTACTGCTCGGCTCGGTGCTCGCCGCCACCACTTCCAGCCTCGCGCTCCTGCTCGTCGCCCGGGTCGCCCAGGCCGCCAGCTACGGTCTCTTCCCGCTGTCCATCGGTGTGCTGAGGGAGGAACTCCCACCGAAACGCCTGACTGGTGCCATGGTCGTGACCAGCGGCATGCTCTCCGTGGGCGCCGGGGCCGGGCTCGTGGTCACCGGGCTGCTCATGCGGGGCGGCGGCGACTACCACAACCTGTTCTGGCTTTCCACCGCACTGGCAGCAATCGGTCTGGCGGGAGTGCTGCTCCTGCCTCGCCGACCGGGTGCGGCTTCCGGCAGCCTTGACTGGGCGGGCGCGGCTCTGCTCGGTCTCGGGCTGGTGCTGCTGATCCTGCCGCTGGAAGAGGGCAATGGCTGGGGCTGGGGCTCGGCCCGGGTGCTCGGCTCGCTGGGCGCCGCGGTCGTCGCACTGTTCGCGTTCGTCCTGGTCGAGCAGCGTGTCACGTCTCCACTGGTCAGCGTCCAGATACTCAGCAGGCGCCCGATCGTGGTGGCCAACGCGGTCGGGTTGTTCCTGGGCTTCTCCCTGTTCGCTGTGTTCCTCTCCGTCACCATGCTGGTGCAGACGTCGCCCGCGGTCGCTGGCTACGGCTTTGACGCCTCGGTGTTCTCCGCCAGCCTGGTGTACCTGCTACCGGCCTCGGCCAGCGGTGTGGTCTCCGCGCCCATGGGCGGTCGGCTCGTCGCCCGCTTCGGTGCCAGGGCAACGCTGGTGATCGCGGCAGCGCTGGCCGGCATCGGATTCGTGATGCTCGCGGTTCTGCACTCGGCCACCTGGCAGGTCATCGTCGGAGCATTGCTCGTCGGCACGGCGGTCACCTTCGGGTACGCCACCCTGCCCGCCCTGATCAACGCCCATGTTGAGCCCGCCGACACCACCGTCGCCAACAGTGTGAACTCCATTGCCCGCTCGGTCGGTATGTCGCTGGGGACCGCGTTCGTGGTGACCCTGACGACTCGTAACCCGATCCCTGGACCGGTGCCGATACCGCGTGAGGAACAGTTCGTGGCCGTCTTCGTGTTCGGCGCCGTTCTGGCTGTGATCTGCGCCGCCACTGTTCGCTGGTTCCTGCCTCTGGGGCGACAGGCAACGCCAGCAGCGACCCTCAGGGCGGGCGCAGAAGGAAAGCCCGCAGCTTTCCCGGCACGGCCGAGCTGA
- a CDS encoding TIGR03084 family metal-binding protein: MLNYNLAVPEVDDSGVLSALVAEGDDLDVLVSAVDDWSIPTPAPGWTVAHQIAHLAWSDANALSALRTPDAFSAELEQAEAEGSEHADKAAAEGAAKPRSVLLDEWRAGRADLAAALRDTPWNHASPWYMSEITPALMIPLRLMETWAHGQDVFDAVGVAHPATDRLQHVVLLGVLGRTLSFAAVGLPEPADPFRVELTAPDGQTWVWGPEAAAQTIRGSAMDFCLCVTQRRPWSETDMTATGKDAQKWLEVARVFL; the protein is encoded by the coding sequence ATGCTGAACTACAACCTTGCCGTCCCCGAGGTGGATGACTCCGGTGTCCTGTCCGCGCTGGTTGCTGAGGGCGATGATCTCGACGTCCTGGTCAGCGCAGTTGACGACTGGTCCATACCGACACCAGCACCGGGCTGGACGGTCGCCCATCAGATAGCACATCTCGCATGGTCGGACGCAAACGCACTCAGCGCCTTACGCACTCCGGACGCGTTCAGCGCCGAGCTCGAGCAGGCGGAAGCCGAAGGCAGCGAACACGCCGACAAGGCCGCCGCCGAGGGAGCGGCCAAACCTCGGTCGGTACTCCTCGACGAGTGGCGGGCCGGTCGAGCGGACCTCGCGGCGGCGCTGCGCGACACGCCATGGAACCACGCATCCCCCTGGTACATGTCGGAGATCACCCCGGCCCTGATGATTCCCCTTCGTCTGATGGAAACCTGGGCACACGGGCAAGACGTCTTCGATGCTGTGGGCGTGGCGCATCCTGCGACCGATCGACTGCAACACGTGGTTCTGCTGGGGGTGCTGGGACGAACGCTGTCCTTCGCCGCCGTCGGACTGCCTGAGCCAGCGGACCCCTTCCGCGTCGAGTTGACAGCACCTGACGGACAGACCTGGGTGTGGGGTCCCGAGGCTGCCGCCCAGACGATACGGGGCAGCGCCATGGACTTCTGCCTCTGTGTCACCCAGCGTCGCCCCTGGTCCGAGACCGATATGACGGCAACCGGCAAGGACGCACAGAAGTGGCTGGAGGTGGCGCGCGTTTTCCTCTGA